A window of Aeromicrobium duanguangcaii genomic DNA:
GATCTCGAGGATCGTGCCGGCGACGGGGGAGGGGATCTCGGTGTCGACCTTGTCGGTCGAGATCTCCAGCAGCGGCTCGTCGACCTCGATCGTGTCGCCGACCGACTTGAGCCACTGGGTGACGGTGCCCTCGGTGACGGACTCTCCGAGAGCGGGAAGGGTGACTTCGGTTGCCATGTGGTTGTCCTGTTCGGTTCTCAGGCGTGCGAGTGCAGCGGCTTGCCGGCCAGGGCGAGAGCCGCCTCGCCGAGGGATTCGTTCTGGGTGGGGTGGGCGTGGATGAACTCCGCGACATCGTCGGGGTAGGCCTCCCAGCCGACCCACAGCGTCGCCTCGCCGATCTGCTCGCCCATGCGCGCGCCGAGCATGTGGACACCCACGATCGGGCCGTCCTTCTCGCGGACGACCTTCACGACACCCGCGGTCTGCAGGATCTGGCTCTTGCCGTTGCCGCCGAGGTTGTACTCGACCGTCTCGACCTCGCCGTGCTTTTCCTTGGCCTGGGCCTCGGTCAGGCCGACCGACGCCAGCTCGGGCTCGCAGTAGGTGACGCGGGGGATGTTCGAGTCGATGACCGGGCGCGGGTTGAGGCCCGCGATCTCCTCGGCCACGAAGATGCCGTGGGCGAAGCCGCGGTGCGCGAGCTGCAGGCCGGGGACCAGATCGCCGACCGCGTAGACGCCGTCGACGTTGGTGCGCAGGCGCTCGTCGGTGGGGACCCAGCCGCGCTCGACGTTGACGCCGGCCTCCTCGAAGCCCAGGCCGGCCGAGCGCGGGCCACGGCCCACGGCGACCAGGACGACGTCGGTCTCGATGGTGTCGCCGTTCTCGAGGGTGACGACGGCACCGTCGTCGCTCTGCTCGACGCCGGTGAACTTCACGCCGGTCTTGAAGGCGATCTTGCGCTTGCGGAAGGCGCGCTCGAGTCCCTTGCTGAGGATCGGGTCCTCGAGCGGGACGAGCGTCGGGAGCGCCTCGATGATGGTGACCTCGGCGCCGAAGGAGTTCCACACGGAGGCGAACTCGACGCCGATCACGCTGCCGCCGATGATGACGGCGCGCTTCGGGACCTCGTCCAGGTGGAGCGCCTGGTCGCTGGTCATGACCCGGCCGCCGATCTCGATGCCGAGCGTGCGCGGCTCCGAGCCCGTGGCGAGCACGACGTTGGTGCCGGTGTAGCGCTGGCCGTCGACCTCGACGGTCTTGGCGTCGACGAGTCGGCCCTCGCCCTCGATGACGGTGATGCCGCCGGACTTCACCAGCCCGGTGAGGCCCTTGTAGAGGCGGTCGATGACGCCCTGCTTGTAGGCGTTGACCTTGGTCATGTCGACGCCGTCGAAGCTGGTGTGGACGCCGATCGAGTCGCCCTCACGGGCGGTCTGGGCGACCTCGGCCGCGTGCAGCAGCGCCTTGGTGGGGATGCAGCCTTCGTGGAGGCACGTGCCACCCACCTTGGCCTTCTCGATCATGGCAACGGTCTTGCCGAGCTGGACAGCGCGCAGTGCACACGCATAGCCCCCGCTTCCGGCTCCGAGAATGACGATGTCGAACGAATGGGGTGCGTCGTCGGGCACGATGTCCTCCGGGTAGGTGGTCTCCAGTCATCTTGTCACCTGCTCGGTAACGGCTGCCACCGGGGAGCCGTCGATGGGCGTGTTCGGCGAGGTGGGCGCCACGAGTGGGCGACGTCCGGCAGAATTGCGCCGTGGGTCTTTTCAAGCGTCGCCGTCGCACCGATGCCGGTGCAGTCGTGTCCGATCGCGACGCCACGCGGGCCGACCTGGCCGCCCTGCGTGAGTTCGCCTCCTCCCGTTCGGGGGTCGAGGCGTATGTCGAGCCCCAGACCACCGTCACCCAGACGACGGTCGTGTTCGTGGCGTCCGACGGCGAGTGGACCCGCCGCCGCATCCCGAGCGTGAAGGCCGCGTCGGACCTGGCCCGCAGTCTCAAGATCCCGATCTACGACGCGAACCGCGTGGGCTACCCCCAGCGCATGCGCGACTACAACGCCCGCGCGAGCGCCAAGAAGACCAGTGTCGAGGTCGAGCGCGGTGACTACAGCCCGGCGCAGTTCGGCGCGATCATGACGCTCGAGACGATCGCCGGCACCGATCCGCTGCCGCGCAATCCGTCGAAGTCCGATCTCGAGAAGGTCCTGCGCGCCGCCCGCGGCAAGGCCCACCCGGACCGCACCGGCGGCGACCGCACCCGCTGGGACAAGGTCGAGCAGGCCGCCCGCACCCTCGGTCTCTGAGCGGCGCCGCCGGCCTCAGTGCCAGCCGCGGGGGTCCAGTCCGCCGGGGTGCGCGACCGCCGGGTCGTAGGGCTCGCGGGACAGGATGAACGACGCGAGGTCCAGCGACCCGTCGGGCCGCACCACCAGGCGCTCGCCGGCGAAGTAGGTGTCCAGCCCGCGCCAGCCGTCACCGTCGCGCACGAAGCGCGAGCGCCGGTTGGCCATGGCGTCGGAGAGATGGAAGCCGTCGGCCGTCGCCTCGAGCCGGTAGGGGACAGGACCCCAGAACCAGTCGCCCACGAGCTCGGCGACGTCGGGCGCGGGCTCGACGGCGGGCGTGGCCGTGGGCCGCTGGTCGAGCATCGTGGCGGAGTCGAGCAGCCGGGTGGCGAGGTCGCCCAGGCGCAGGGTGTCGTTCACCAGGACGACGACGCCCCAGCCGCTCTCGGGCTCGGCGATGGCGGTGGCCAGGAATCCGGGCATCGAGCCGCCGTGGCCGACCCGGCGGCCGGTTCCGTTGCCGGGCCAGATGCGCCAGCCCAGTCCCTGCGCGGTCGCCCAGGGGACGCCGGGCCGGTCGTCGACGGCGAGCGGGACGACCATCTCGGTCCACGTCGAGGTCGAGAGCACCTCCCCGGTGTCGCCGGCGGCGAAGGAGGCCCAGCGGGCCAGCTCCTCGGCGCCGGCCCACAGCTGTCCGGCGGGCGCCATCGCCCCGGCGTCGTGGTGGGGCTCGACCATGAGCCGGTCATCCGCGGGGTGGTGGGACAGTCCCGTCGCGGCATCGGAGCCGGGCTGCAGGGTGACGCCGCGCATGCCCAGCGGCTCGAGGATCCCCGCGCGGACGGCGTCGAACCAGGACGTCTGGCGCAGCACCTCGACGAGGCGACCCAGGACGGCGAAGCCGACGTTGGAGTAGTGGAACCGGGTGCCGGGCGTGTGGACCAGGTCCAGGCCCGAGCCGACGAGGTCGTCCCAGTCGCCGCCGGGCGTGCGCTCCCACCACTCGCCGTTCGTCTCGGCCTGCAGCCCCGAGGTGTGCGTCAGCAGCTGCGCGACCGGCACCTGCCCGAAGGGGACGTCGGGCAGGTGCCGGTCGATGCGATCGGCGAGCTCGAGGCGGCCTTCGTCACGCAGTCGCATGACCTCGACGGCGACGAACGTCTTGGTGATGGAGCCGATGCGGTACTGCGTCGCGGGCGTCGCGGCAGCGCCGTCACGACCGTCGACCGTGCCGACGGCACCGGACCAGTGCACCTCGCCGTCGCGCACGAGCGCGGCGCTCACGGACGCAGAGCCCGAGGCCTCCCGCTCGGCGAGCAGGAGGTCGTCGAAGGCTGCCACGCCCGTCAGCCGAGGTCGCGAGCGAGACGGACGAGGGTGCGCACGCCGGCGCCGGTGCCGCCGCCGGGCGTGTAGTCGTACGCGCCGCCGTCGTTGTAGCCGGGCCCGGCGATGTCCAGGTGCGCCCACGAGGCCTCGCCGACGAAGGCGCGCAGGAAGGCGGCGGCGAACAGCGTGCCGCCGTAGGGCTTCGGGTTGTGCTGACGCAGGTCGGCGATGGCCGAGGTCGTGACGGCGGCGCCGATCTCCTCGGTGATCGGCAGGCGCCACATCGGCTCGCCGGCGAGGTCGGCGGCGGCCAGCACGCGCTCCTGAAGGTCGTCGTCGTTGCCCAGGACGGCGGTGGTGCGCAGGCCGAGAGCGACCATCGCGGCGCCGGTGAGGGTCGCGACGTCGATCACGTGGTCGGGCTCGCTCTCGACCGCGAGGGCCAGGCCGTCGGCCAGGACCAAGCGGCCCTCGGCGTCGGTGTTGTGGACCTCGACGGTGGCGCCCGAGCGCATGCGCAGGACGTCACCGGGGCGGGTGGCCGTGCCGCTGGGCAGGTTCTCGGCGATGCAGGCGTAGGCGGTCACGCGGATCGGCAGGCCGAGGCGGGCGATGGCGTTGGTGGCGGCGACGATCGCGGCGGCGCCGCCCATGTCGCACTTCATCGTCATCATCGAGGCGCCCGGCTTGAGCGAGAGGCCGCCCGAGTCGAAGGTGATGCCCTTGCCCACCAGCGCGAGGTGCTTGGTGGCGCCCTCGGGGTTGTAGGTCAGGCGGACCAGGCGCGGCGGGGCGTCCGAGCCGGCGCCGACGCCGAGGATGCCGCCGCAGTTCTCCTTGGCGAGGCGCTTCTCGTCCCAGATCGTGACGCGCACGCCGGCCGGGGCCGCCGCCTTGATCGCGTCGGCGAATGCGGGCGGGCGCAGGTCGCCGGGGGGCGTGTTGACCCAGTCGCGGGCCACGCAGGTGGCCTCGGCGACCACGACGGCCTCCTCGACGAGGCGCTTGGTCGCGGCCTTGCGGGCGTCGGGGCTGAGGATCGTGACGGTGTCGACGACCGTGGTCTTGTCGCGCGCCTCGGCGCCCTTGTAGTCCAGGTACGTGTAGGTCGTCAGGACGGCGGCCTCGGCGATGGCGGCCAGGTCGGCCTCGGGCAGACGGCTGGGGTCGATGCCGATCCGGGTGGCCTTCGGCACGGCGCGCAGGCCCTTCGCGACGGCACGGCGCTGCTGCTCGGCGGTGGGCTCGGCGGCGGTGGCGACCCAGGCGGTCACCTGCGCATCGCCGCTCGGGACGACGGCGACGTCGCCCGTCTCGCCGGTGAATCCGAAGGCGGCCCACGGGACTGCGTCCGGGAGCTCGGAGCCGGTCGGCAACAAGGTGACGACGGCGTCGACGGTGGGCAGGGTGGCGCGCAACTGGACCGTGGACATGCTGACACTGTAGTCAGCGGTAGTTTGGCCCGCATGGACCTGCTCCAGTCGCCCTTGCGCGAGCGGCACGAGGCGCTCGGCGCCAAGTTCTCCGAGTTCGGTGGGTGGTCGATGCCCCTCGAGTACGCCGGGGGCGGTGTGCTCGCCGAGCACAAGGCCGTCCGCGAGGCGGTCGGCCTGTTCGACGTCAGTCACCTGGGCAAGGCCCTCGTGCGCGGCACCGGCGCGGCGGAGTTCGTGAACTCCTGCCTGACGAACGACCTGGGTCGCATCGCGCCGGGCAAGGCCCAGTACACGCTGTGCTGCTCCGAGGACGGCGGGACGGTCGACGACCTCATCGCCTACCTGCGCAGTGACTTCGAGGTCTTCCTGATCCCGAACGCCGCGAACAACGCCGAGGTCGTGCGCCTGCTGCAGGCTGCGGCGCCCGAGGGCGTCGAGGTCGAGAACCAGCACCGCGACCACGCCGTCCTGGCGATCCAGGGCCCGTTGAGCGACGAGCTGCTCGGTGCCCTCGGCCTGCCGGCCGACCACGAGTACATGTCGTTCACGACCGGGACGGTCGAGGGCGTGGAGCTGACCGTCTGCCGGACGGGCTACACCGGCGAGCGCGGCTACGAGCTGGTCGTCCCGGCCGAGGACGCGGTTCCGGTCTGGGACGCCGTCATGGCGGCGGGGGAGTCCCTGGGCATCCGGGCCTGTGGGCTCGCCTCCCGCGACACGTTGCGCACCGAGATGGGCTACCCGTTGCACGGTCACGAGCTGTCGGCCGAGGTCACGCCCGTGATGGCGCGCACCGGCTGGGCGGTCGGCTGGTCCAAGCCCGCGTTCTGGGGCAAGGAGGCGCTGGAGCGCCAGCGGGCCGAGAAGAAGGTGCGCACGCTGCGCGGCCTGCTCTCACAGGGACGCGGCATCCCGCGCCCGGGGATGGCGGTCCACGACGCCGACGGCGGCACCCTCGGTGAGGTCACGTCGGGCACCTTCTCGCCGACCCTGCGTCAGGGCATCGGCCTGGCCCTGCTGGAACCCTCCGTCGAGGACGGCTCGACGGTCACGGTCGACGTCCGCGGTCGCCGGGAGTCCTTCACCGTCACCAAGCCCCCGTTCGTCCGAGCATCCACCAAGGAGAGCTGACATGACCTGGTCCTGGCAGTACGAGAACAGCGCCGGCGAGGCGACCGGCACGTCCGAGGCGTTCGACCAGCGCAGCGAGGCCGAGACGTGGATCGGCACGAGCTTCGAGGACCTGCTCGAGGACGGCGTCGAGCAGGTCCGTCTGTTGCAGGACGGGACCGAGGTCTACGGACCGATGTCGCTGCGGCCCGAGTAGGGCCCCCGGCCTGGCGACTCAGTAGTGGTCGCGCAGCGGCTGCCCGACCGCGATGGCGGGCTTCGGCAGACGCATGCGGCGGATCTGGGTGCTGCGCAGGACGGCGTAGAGCACCGCGCCGCGACGCTCGGGCTTGGTGAAGCGCTTGCCCAGCTCGCGCTTGAGCGTGAACAGCAGCCAGACCTCGTCGATGATCGTCGCGAAGATCGTGACGGTCCAGAGGCTGAAGACGACCGAGGCCAGCGACGGGAAGAAGCTGAGCACCAGGATGATCACCAGGATCGGCAGCATGAACTCGGCGACGGTGCGCCGGCGGTCGACGGCGTCGCGGGCGAGGGCCTTGGCCGGGCCGCGGTCGCGAGCCGGCAGGTCGGCGGTCGAGCCGCCGCCCATGAGCGCCTGACGCTGCTTGTCGCGAGCGGCCGCACGGCGGCGGCGCTCGCGCTCGGCCTGCTCCTTGCGGGTCAGGGGGCGCTTCATCTGGGCCTTGCGGGCGGCCTCGGCCTCCTTGCGGCTGCGGGTGGGGCCGCTCTTGCGCTGGGGGGTCGGATCGGCTGCGTCGTTCACGCCTTGGACCCTACAAGGCCGGGCCGCGTGCTGGTGCGCACGGCTAGGGTGGTGCCATGGCAGACGGCGGCATCTGGGGACGTGTCACGGGACTGTTCCGCGCGCGCAAGAACGGCAACGACGGCCCCAGCCAGGAGGAGGTGCGCGAGCGTCTCGACGAGGCGTACCGCACCCAGTCGCAGCTGCTGGCCCAGGTGCGCCGCGGTGTCGCCGACGTCTCGACCAGCCGCAAGCGCGTCGAGATCCAGCTGGCCTCGCTGCGCCGCGAGATCGAGACCGCCGGCGCCGAGGCCAAGGCTGCGGTCGACCGCGGCGACGACACGGACGCGCGTCGCGCGCTCGAACGACAGGTGACGCTGGAGAAGGCGGCGACCGAGCTCGACGAGCGCCGGGCGCAGCTGCGGTCCGAGGAGGACCGGCTGAACGGCTCGGCCGCGTCGATCGAGCGCCAGATCGAGGACTTCCGGGTCCGCAAGGACACGCTCGCCGCCCGGTACTCCGCCGCCCAGGCGCGCCAGGAGATCCAGGGCGCCACCGCCGGGATCGGCGCGACCAGCGGCGAGGTGGGCCGCGTGATGGCCGACGCCGAGCGGCACACCCGCGAGCTCGAGGCCACCGCCGACGCGGTGGACGAGCTGATGAACGAAGGCATCCTGACGCGACCGGGGGAGTCGCAGGACGAGGCGCTGCTGCGACGATTCGACGAGGCGCTCGACTCGGTCCCCACCGAGCCGCGCCGCGTGGAGGGAGACGACCATGGCCCGCACCAGATTTCGCAGTGATCGCGGCCTGACCCTGCGGATGGGCGGGGTCGGGCTGGGACTGGTCCTGCTCTACGTGGCGTTCGGCGCGTTCCTGATCTCGAGCACCAACATGGTGTTCGGACTCATCGTCGTCCTCGGCATGTCGTGGGGACAGTGGTACTTCTCCGACTCGCTCGCGCTCAAGTCGATGGGCGCCCACGTCGTCGAGCCCGAGCAGGCGCCCGAGCTGCACGCGATGATCGACCGGCTCGTCGCGCTGGCCGACATGCCGAAGCCGCGTGTCGCCGTGGCGGTGACCGAGATGCCGAACGCCTTCGCGACCGGTCGCTCGCCGAACCACTCGGCCGTGTGCGTCACGACCGGCATCATGCAGCGCCTCGACGCCGACGAGCTGGAGGGCGTGCTGGCCCATGAGCTGGCCCACGTCGCCAACCGCGACGTCTCGGTCATGACCGTGGCGTCCTCGCTCGGCCTGCTGGCGGGATTCCTGACCCGCTGGGGCATGTGGTTCGGCGGCGGCCGCGACCGCAACAGCGGCCCGGCGATGATCGTCGTCATCTTGGTCAGCGTCGTCGTGTCGGCGATCAGCTTCGTTCTCACGCGCGCACTGTCGCGCTACCGCGAGCTCAGCGCCGACCGCTCGGGCGCCTACCTGACCGGCCGTCCGTCGAAGCTCGCTTCGGCGCTGGTGAAGATCTCCGGCGACATGGCCCGGATCCCCACCTCCGACCTGCGCGAGGCGCAGTCGATGAACGCCTTCTTCATCGCTCCCGCCGTCAACGGGCAGAGCGTGCAGGAGATCATGTCGACGCACCCGCCGCTGCAGGCCCGCCTCGACCAGCTCGCCCGCATCGGCGCCGACCTGTCCGAGCGACGCTGACGTGGGCTTCCTCGACGGTCTGCTCGGCCGCAGCAAGCCCCCGAAGGCGAACCTCGACGTCCTGTTCTCGGTCCCGCAGGCGGCCCTGACCCTGCAGGCCGAGGGCTTCACGTTCACCGGGCAGGGTGCGGTGTGCTTCCGCGACGGCGAGGGGCGCGCGGACGACGAGGTGATCGCCTCGGCGCAGGAGATGATCCGCACCGATCCCACCGCCTCGGTCGAGCTGAACCACGACGAGTTCGGGTTCTCCTGGCTGGAGGTCTCCCGGCCGTCGAGCGACGTCGCCAACCTCGTCACCGACCTGCACGCCGTGAACTCCACGATGGCCGACCAGGGCTTCGACACCGCGATGCTGTGCTCGACCGTGGTGTTCGAGTACGAGGGCCACCGCCTGGCGCTGGTGTACCTGTTCAAGCGCGGGACGTTCTACCCGTTCGTCCCCGATCCGGCGGGCGCGCGCCGCCGCGACAACCCCACTGAGCTGCGGATGCGGGCCCTGATCGAGAAGGACGTGCCCATCGAGCCCGACCTGGGCCGATGGCTCGCCATCTGGGGTGCGCCCGGCCTCTGACGGCCAGATCCGGACACCGCCGCCGGGGTTGCGCGCGATACCTTGGGCCTCGTGACCCTCGACTCCCTCTCCCGAGACCAGCTCGAAGCGTTCCTGGCCGAGCAGCAGCAGGCGTACACCGCGCTGCAGCAGGCCGGTCTGAAGCTCGACATCACCCGCGGCAAGCCCTCGGCGGCCCAGCTCGACCTCTCGCAGGACCTGTTGACGGCACCGCTGACCGATCACCTCTCGGACGGGGTCGACGTCCGCAACTACGGCGGCGGGACCGGCCTGACCGAGCTGCGCTCGATCTTCGCCGAGCTCCTCGGCGTGCCGGTCGAGCAGCTGGTGGCCGGCAACAACGCCAGCCTGTCGATGATGCACGACTCGATCGTGTTCGCGCTGCTGCACGGCACGCCCGAGTCCCCGACGCCGTGGCGCGACGGTCCGATCAAGTTCCTGTGCCCGTCGCCGGGCTACGACCGTCACTTCGCGATCTGCGTGCACCTCGGCATCGAGATGATCCCGGTCGCGATGCTCGACGACGGTCCCGACATGGCGGCCGTGCGCGAGCACGTCACCGACCCGGCGGTCAAGGGCATCTGGCTCGTCCCGACCTACGCCAACCCCACCGGCGCGGTCGTCAGCCAGGAGGTGGCCGCCGAGCTGGCCGCGCTGCAGACGGCGGCTCCGGACTTCCGCATCATGTGGGACAACGCGTACGCGGTCCACGACCTCACCGACGAGCACGCGAAGCCCGTCGACATCCTCGGCCTGTGCGCCTCCGCGGGGCACCCCGAGCGCGCCCTGGTGTTCGCGTCGACGTCGAAGATCACGCTGGCCGGCTCCGGCGTCAGCTTCCTCGCGGGCTCGCCGGCGAACATCGCCTGGTACCTGTCGCACACCGCGTTCCGCACGATCGGGCCGGACAAGGTCAACCAGCTGCGCCACGCCCGGTTCCTCGGCAGCCCGCAGGGCGTGCTCGACCTGATGGCCCGCCACCGCGAGATCCTGCGGCCGAAGTTCGACACGGTGCTGCGCCTGCTGTCCGAGCGGCTGGGCCCGCACGGGGTCGCGACCTGGACCGAGCCGCGCGGCGGGTACTTCGTCAGTCTGGACGTCGTCGACGGCACCGCCTCGCGCGTCGTGCAGCTGGCCAAGGAGGCCGGCATCTCGCTGACGCCGGCGGGCGCCTCGTTCCCGTACGGCAAGGACCCGCG
This region includes:
- the pspAB gene encoding PspA-associated protein PspAB; this encodes MGFLDGLLGRSKPPKANLDVLFSVPQAALTLQAEGFTFTGQGAVCFRDGEGRADDEVIASAQEMIRTDPTASVELNHDEFGFSWLEVSRPSSDVANLVTDLHAVNSTMADQGFDTAMLCSTVVFEYEGHRLALVYLFKRGTFYPFVPDPAGARRRDNPTELRMRALIEKDVPIEPDLGRWLAIWGAPGL
- a CDS encoding DUF3043 domain-containing protein, which codes for MNDAADPTPQRKSGPTRSRKEAEAARKAQMKRPLTRKEQAERERRRRAAARDKQRQALMGGGSTADLPARDRGPAKALARDAVDRRRTVAEFMLPILVIILVLSFFPSLASVVFSLWTVTIFATIIDEVWLLFTLKRELGKRFTKPERRGAVLYAVLRSTQIRRMRLPKPAIAVGQPLRDHY
- the htpX gene encoding zinc metalloprotease HtpX codes for the protein MARTRFRSDRGLTLRMGGVGLGLVLLYVAFGAFLISSTNMVFGLIVVLGMSWGQWYFSDSLALKSMGAHVVEPEQAPELHAMIDRLVALADMPKPRVAVAVTEMPNAFATGRSPNHSAVCVTTGIMQRLDADELEGVLAHELAHVANRDVSVMTVASSLGLLAGFLTRWGMWFGGGRDRNSGPAMIVVILVSVVVSAISFVLTRALSRYRELSADRSGAYLTGRPSKLASALVKISGDMARIPTSDLREAQSMNAFFIAPAVNGQSVQEIMSTHPPLQARLDQLARIGADLSERR
- a CDS encoding PspA/IM30 family protein produces the protein MADGGIWGRVTGLFRARKNGNDGPSQEEVRERLDEAYRTQSQLLAQVRRGVADVSTSRKRVEIQLASLRREIETAGAEAKAAVDRGDDTDARRALERQVTLEKAATELDERRAQLRSEEDRLNGSAASIERQIEDFRVRKDTLAARYSAAQARQEIQGATAGIGATSGEVGRVMADAERHTRELEATADAVDELMNEGILTRPGESQDEALLRRFDEALDSVPTEPRRVEGDDHGPHQISQ
- the gcvT gene encoding glycine cleavage system aminomethyltransferase GcvT, which translates into the protein MDLLQSPLRERHEALGAKFSEFGGWSMPLEYAGGGVLAEHKAVREAVGLFDVSHLGKALVRGTGAAEFVNSCLTNDLGRIAPGKAQYTLCCSEDGGTVDDLIAYLRSDFEVFLIPNAANNAEVVRLLQAAAPEGVEVENQHRDHAVLAIQGPLSDELLGALGLPADHEYMSFTTGTVEGVELTVCRTGYTGERGYELVVPAEDAVPVWDAVMAAGESLGIRACGLASRDTLRTEMGYPLHGHELSAEVTPVMARTGWAVGWSKPAFWGKEALERQRAEKKVRTLRGLLSQGRGIPRPGMAVHDADGGTLGEVTSGTFSPTLRQGIGLALLEPSVEDGSTVTVDVRGRRESFTVTKPPFVRASTKES
- a CDS encoding serine hydrolase domain-containing protein, which codes for MAAFDDLLLAEREASGSASVSAALVRDGEVHWSGAVGTVDGRDGAAATPATQYRIGSITKTFVAVEVMRLRDEGRLELADRIDRHLPDVPFGQVPVAQLLTHTSGLQAETNGEWWERTPGGDWDDLVGSGLDLVHTPGTRFHYSNVGFAVLGRLVEVLRQTSWFDAVRAGILEPLGMRGVTLQPGSDAATGLSHHPADDRLMVEPHHDAGAMAPAGQLWAGAEELARWASFAAGDTGEVLSTSTWTEMVVPLAVDDRPGVPWATAQGLGWRIWPGNGTGRRVGHGGSMPGFLATAIAEPESGWGVVVLVNDTLRLGDLATRLLDSATMLDQRPTATPAVEPAPDVAELVGDWFWGPVPYRLEATADGFHLSDAMANRRSRFVRDGDGWRGLDTYFAGERLVVRPDGSLDLASFILSREPYDPAVAHPGGLDPRGWH
- a CDS encoding leucyl aminopeptidase, with product MSTVQLRATLPTVDAVVTLLPTGSELPDAVPWAAFGFTGETGDVAVVPSGDAQVTAWVATAAEPTAEQQRRAVAKGLRAVPKATRIGIDPSRLPEADLAAIAEAAVLTTYTYLDYKGAEARDKTTVVDTVTILSPDARKAATKRLVEEAVVVAEATCVARDWVNTPPGDLRPPAFADAIKAAAPAGVRVTIWDEKRLAKENCGGILGVGAGSDAPPRLVRLTYNPEGATKHLALVGKGITFDSGGLSLKPGASMMTMKCDMGGAAAIVAATNAIARLGLPIRVTAYACIAENLPSGTATRPGDVLRMRSGATVEVHNTDAEGRLVLADGLALAVESEPDHVIDVATLTGAAMVALGLRTTAVLGNDDDLQERVLAAADLAGEPMWRLPITEEIGAAVTTSAIADLRQHNPKPYGGTLFAAAFLRAFVGEASWAHLDIAGPGYNDGGAYDYTPGGGTGAGVRTLVRLARDLG
- a CDS encoding aminotransferase class I/II-fold pyridoxal phosphate-dependent enzyme is translated as MTLDSLSRDQLEAFLAEQQQAYTALQQAGLKLDITRGKPSAAQLDLSQDLLTAPLTDHLSDGVDVRNYGGGTGLTELRSIFAELLGVPVEQLVAGNNASLSMMHDSIVFALLHGTPESPTPWRDGPIKFLCPSPGYDRHFAICVHLGIEMIPVAMLDDGPDMAAVREHVTDPAVKGIWLVPTYANPTGAVVSQEVAAELAALQTAAPDFRIMWDNAYAVHDLTDEHAKPVDILGLCASAGHPERALVFASTSKITLAGSGVSFLAGSPANIAWYLSHTAFRTIGPDKVNQLRHARFLGSPQGVLDLMARHREILRPKFDTVLRLLSERLGPHGVATWTEPRGGYFVSLDVVDGTASRVVQLAKEAGISLTPAGASFPYGKDPRDRNIRIAPSFPPLDELTQAMEGLTTCVLLAAAEKALAA
- the lpdA gene encoding dihydrolipoyl dehydrogenase; amino-acid sequence: MPDDAPHSFDIVILGAGSGGYACALRAVQLGKTVAMIEKAKVGGTCLHEGCIPTKALLHAAEVAQTAREGDSIGVHTSFDGVDMTKVNAYKQGVIDRLYKGLTGLVKSGGITVIEGEGRLVDAKTVEVDGQRYTGTNVVLATGSEPRTLGIEIGGRVMTSDQALHLDEVPKRAVIIGGSVIGVEFASVWNSFGAEVTIIEALPTLVPLEDPILSKGLERAFRKRKIAFKTGVKFTGVEQSDDGAVVTLENGDTIETDVVLVAVGRGPRSAGLGFEEAGVNVERGWVPTDERLRTNVDGVYAVGDLVPGLQLAHRGFAHGIFVAEEIAGLNPRPVIDSNIPRVTYCEPELASVGLTEAQAKEKHGEVETVEYNLGGNGKSQILQTAGVVKVVREKDGPIVGVHMLGARMGEQIGEATLWVGWEAYPDDVAEFIHAHPTQNESLGEAALALAGKPLHSHA